In one Pirellulales bacterium genomic region, the following are encoded:
- a CDS encoding DUF2007 domain-containing protein, with protein sequence MELNDPVEVYSTNNQNEAEIIRAALLGEGIACQITGEGQAGLAGIGTMEITIVVRAADYDRARAFIEEHQRAAEEEP encoded by the coding sequence ATGGAACTGAATGACCCAGTAGAGGTCTACTCGACAAATAATCAAAACGAGGCGGAGATCATTCGAGCAGCCCTGCTCGGCGAAGGAATTGCTTGCCAGATCACCGGCGAAGGACAGGCCGGATTGGCCGGCATCGGCACGATGGAGATTACAATTGTCGTGCGGGCCGCCGATTACGATCGCGCCCGCGCGTTTATCGAGGAGCATCAGCGTGCCGCCGAGGAAGAACCGTAG
- a CDS encoding c-type cytochrome domain-containing protein: protein MCLQRSIVFVWMLLLLGATALAGDAPDFNDQIAPLFVKYCTSCHNGTDREGKLVLESYASLLEGGKRGGEIVPGNLAQSRLVRVLTGETEPSMPPKDNDKPKPEEIALIKRWVEAGAKGPQGAELDPTRLVAPKIAATAPVREPINAMACSPDGRWIAVARYGRVELLSAENRKLALTLGDVRGNVNDVAFSADSTKLAAAAGEAGLFGEARLWNVADGTLLQKFHGHRDSIYAVALCPDGKTLATGSYDQQIKLWNVETGAEIRSLVGHNGAIYALAFSPQGKLLASASGDRTAKLWEVASGERLETFGQPLADQYTIAFSPDGRQLAAAGVDNRIRVWQISASGKEGTNPILFSRFAHEHPIVKLIYSTDGKMLASSSEDGTLKIWNAGTLEEQRSLERQPDAVPAMAFLPGGNALVVGRMDGTLAIYDTSNGKRIATGRIHVSPGVYAGESLLRSPGVHARGPEPIKSRFVAPSEAKAATRSPVNGAPERSFRGADPGVNAWATKKWLARMDRLFGSVFRQELNHQVASLITMAALPLIQTVDAIPEQAETEPNDSHSQANHVAIPVTIKGTLDKPGDADYFSFDALAGQTLVFDVAARSIKSKAAPRLALLNAEGKLLSEESLTDANSDPLMAYTFATAGKYIVRIDDRMMAGGKDHSYRLTIGAFAYALDCFPPSVPANATTEVELIGPNIPMGTKVKVPAGAAGEATVPIDGAKFRTRREIKVIASDLPEVVATMPNDSPQKALPIAVPGSACGRIHRRPAGQPPEANYYRFESKAGQKWIIETNAARRGSPIDTRIDVLTADGRPIERLLLQAVRDSYINFRGIDSGGNQPRLKNWEEMELNQYVYIGGEVCKLYRAPQGPDSDFLVYRDLAGRRRPYFDTTATDHPNFEPVYVVEPHPPGTKLPDNGLPVFPIYYSNDDDSQRKLGRDSRLLFTAPAEGSYLVRVVDVRGEGGDRYIYRLTVREPKPDFNVSLGVVDPTVNAGSGKRFKLSVDRVDYFDGEIRVDIDGLPPGFVATTPIVIQAGHLEADGVINALESAPPPTDQNRAMTKITATARIDGRDVTKTVNGLGQIKLAGKPKLLVHLSPAQPTNETVVHRPPRQEWIALDPTSAISRGGATLTKQSDHSLLAGGANPDKDSYTIVATTDARNIRAFRLEALGDKSLPAGSPGRADGNGNFVLTEFRVAAGPKSDFGKAEPVVLASATADYSQPGNEAARTIDGDSATGWAVAANDPEHGWPVPRTDDDPAHAIIFELKRPINFAEGALLTFTLDQTSGNPRHNLGRFRLSVLADLPAELDIPQPTEVVIAPGGGAVCKLRVERRGIEDRIQFDVDNLPHGVIVDNIGLSGILIPEGQTEQTLYLNAASWVPETDRLFYAVAKVDGEQASLPVLLHVRKPASSAKYEVRSAKD from the coding sequence ATGTGCTTGCAGCGGTCGATCGTCTTTGTTTGGATGTTGCTTCTGCTGGGAGCGACGGCGCTCGCTGGCGATGCACCCGATTTCAACGATCAGATCGCGCCCTTGTTCGTCAAATACTGCACGAGCTGCCACAACGGGACTGATCGTGAAGGGAAACTTGTTCTCGAAAGCTACGCGAGCTTGCTCGAAGGGGGAAAGCGGGGCGGGGAGATTGTGCCGGGCAATTTGGCGCAGAGCCGGCTGGTGCGGGTGCTGACTGGCGAGACCGAGCCCTCGATGCCGCCGAAGGACAATGACAAACCCAAGCCCGAGGAGATCGCGCTCATCAAGCGGTGGGTGGAAGCGGGCGCGAAGGGGCCGCAGGGCGCGGAGCTTGATCCCACGCGGCTGGTCGCTCCGAAGATCGCCGCGACGGCGCCGGTTCGCGAGCCGATCAATGCGATGGCTTGCTCGCCGGACGGCCGTTGGATCGCCGTGGCGCGATACGGCCGAGTCGAATTGCTTTCGGCTGAGAATCGCAAATTGGCGCTGACGCTCGGCGACGTTCGCGGCAACGTGAACGACGTGGCGTTCAGCGCCGATAGCACGAAGCTCGCCGCAGCGGCCGGCGAGGCGGGATTGTTCGGCGAAGCGCGGCTGTGGAACGTGGCCGATGGCACGCTGCTCCAAAAGTTCCACGGGCATCGTGACAGCATTTATGCTGTCGCGCTTTGCCCCGACGGAAAAACGCTCGCCACCGGGAGCTACGATCAACAAATCAAGCTCTGGAACGTCGAGACCGGCGCGGAAATCCGCTCGCTCGTCGGACACAACGGCGCGATTTACGCCCTCGCCTTCTCTCCGCAAGGCAAACTGCTGGCCAGCGCCAGCGGCGATCGCACCGCGAAACTCTGGGAGGTCGCGAGCGGCGAGCGCCTCGAGACTTTCGGCCAGCCGCTTGCAGATCAGTATACGATCGCGTTCAGCCCCGATGGCCGGCAGCTTGCCGCCGCGGGGGTCGATAATCGAATCCGCGTTTGGCAGATCAGCGCCTCGGGCAAGGAAGGGACAAATCCAATCCTCTTCTCGCGGTTCGCCCACGAGCATCCGATCGTGAAGCTCATCTACTCGACTGACGGAAAAATGTTGGCCTCTTCGAGCGAAGACGGCACGCTCAAGATTTGGAACGCCGGCACGCTCGAAGAGCAGCGATCTCTGGAGCGCCAGCCCGACGCCGTGCCGGCGATGGCATTCTTGCCGGGCGGAAACGCGCTGGTCGTCGGACGAATGGATGGGACGCTTGCAATCTATGACACGTCCAATGGAAAACGCATTGCAACGGGACGGATTCATGTTAGCCCCGGCGTTTACGCCGGGGAGTCACTTTTGCGGAGCCCAGGCGTTCACGCCAGGGGTCCGGAGCCAATCAAATCCCGTTTTGTCGCCCCTTCAGAGGCTAAAGCCGCGACGAGAAGCCCCGTGAACGGGGCTCCAGAAAGATCTTTCCGCGGTGCCGACCCAGGCGTAAACGCCTGGGCTACAAAAAAATGGTTGGCGCGAATGGATCGTTTGTTTGGCAGCGTGTTTCGCCAAGAGCTAAACCATCAAGTCGCGTCGTTGATCACAATGGCCGCGCTCCCGCTGATTCAGACTGTCGACGCCATCCCCGAGCAAGCCGAGACCGAGCCGAACGATAGCCACAGCCAAGCCAACCACGTTGCAATCCCTGTGACGATCAAGGGCACGCTCGACAAACCGGGGGACGCGGACTATTTCAGCTTCGATGCTCTGGCGGGGCAAACGCTCGTGTTTGATGTGGCGGCGCGGAGCATCAAATCGAAGGCCGCCCCTCGACTGGCGCTCCTCAATGCCGAGGGCAAGCTGCTCAGCGAAGAGAGCCTTACCGACGCGAACAGCGATCCGCTCATGGCTTACACGTTCGCCACAGCCGGGAAGTATATCGTCAGGATCGACGATCGGATGATGGCCGGCGGAAAGGACCATTCGTATCGCCTAACGATTGGCGCCTTTGCGTACGCGCTCGATTGTTTTCCGCCGAGCGTGCCGGCCAACGCGACGACGGAGGTCGAGCTGATCGGTCCCAACATCCCCATGGGGACAAAAGTGAAAGTCCCAGCCGGTGCCGCGGGCGAGGCGACCGTCCCGATCGACGGCGCGAAATTCCGCACGCGCCGCGAAATCAAGGTGATCGCCAGCGATCTGCCGGAAGTGGTGGCGACCATGCCCAACGATTCGCCCCAAAAGGCGCTGCCGATCGCAGTTCCCGGCAGCGCCTGCGGACGGATTCATCGCCGACCGGCGGGGCAACCCCCCGAGGCGAATTACTATCGCTTCGAGTCGAAAGCTGGACAGAAGTGGATCATCGAGACGAACGCCGCCCGCCGCGGCTCGCCGATCGACACGCGGATCGACGTGCTCACCGCCGACGGCCGGCCGATCGAGCGGCTATTGCTGCAGGCCGTTCGCGATTCATACATCAATTTCCGCGGGATCGATTCAGGGGGCAACCAACCGCGGCTCAAGAATTGGGAAGAGATGGAGCTGAACCAATATGTGTATATTGGCGGCGAGGTTTGCAAGCTGTATCGTGCTCCGCAGGGACCGGATTCCGATTTCCTCGTCTATCGCGACCTGGCCGGACGCCGCCGCCCGTATTTCGACACCACAGCGACCGACCACCCGAATTTCGAGCCGGTCTATGTGGTCGAGCCGCATCCGCCGGGCACCAAGCTCCCCGACAACGGCCTGCCCGTCTTTCCGATTTACTATTCAAACGACGACGACAGCCAGCGGAAGCTGGGGCGCGACTCTCGGCTGTTGTTCACCGCTCCGGCCGAAGGCAGCTATCTGGTGCGGGTGGTCGATGTCCGCGGCGAGGGGGGCGATCGCTACATTTATCGGTTAACCGTTCGCGAGCCGAAACCGGATTTCAATGTGAGTCTCGGCGTCGTCGATCCGACGGTGAACGCCGGCAGCGGCAAGCGATTCAAGCTATCCGTGGATCGCGTCGATTACTTTGACGGCGAGATTCGCGTCGATATCGACGGCCTGCCGCCGGGGTTCGTCGCAACGACGCCGATCGTGATTCAGGCCGGTCACTTGGAAGCCGACGGCGTGATCAACGCTTTGGAATCCGCCCCGCCGCCGACGGATCAAAACCGCGCGATGACGAAGATCACCGCCACCGCCCGAATCGATGGCCGCGATGTGACCAAGACGGTGAACGGCCTGGGCCAAATCAAGCTGGCCGGCAAGCCGAAGCTACTCGTGCATTTGTCGCCGGCCCAGCCGACGAACGAAACGGTCGTCCACCGTCCGCCGAGGCAGGAGTGGATCGCTCTCGATCCGACCAGCGCCATCTCGCGCGGCGGCGCCACGCTCACAAAGCAGAGCGACCATTCGCTGTTGGCCGGCGGCGCCAATCCGGACAAGGATTCGTATACGATCGTCGCCACGACCGACGCTCGGAATATCCGGGCGTTCCGCCTTGAGGCGCTCGGCGACAAGAGCCTTCCCGCCGGTTCACCAGGCCGGGCAGACGGCAACGGCAATTTCGTGCTGACGGAGTTCCGCGTCGCCGCGGGGCCGAAGAGCGATTTCGGAAAAGCTGAGCCGGTCGTGCTCGCTTCCGCGACGGCCGATTACTCGCAACCGGGCAACGAGGCCGCACGAACGATCGACGGCGATTCGGCCACCGGCTGGGCTGTCGCCGCGAATGATCCCGAGCACGGCTGGCCCGTGCCGCGCACGGACGACGATCCAGCACACGCAATCATTTTTGAGTTGAAGCGGCCGATCAACTTCGCCGAAGGGGCGCTCCTGACATTCACGCTCGACCAGACGAGCGGCAATCCGCGACACAATCTGGGCCGGTTCCGACTTTCGGTCCTGGCCGACTTGCCGGCGGAACTCGACATTCCCCAACCCACCGAAGTGGTCATCGCGCCCGGCGGCGGCGCGGTCTGCAAGCTGCGCGTCGAGCGCCGCGGAATCGAGGACCGGATCCAGTTCGACGTCGACAATCTGCCGCATGGCGTGATCGTCGACAATATCGGGCTGAGCGGCATCCTGATTCCCGAAGGGCAAACCGAGCAGACGCTGTACTTGAACGCGGCCAGTTGGGTGCCCGAGACCGATCGGCTCTTCTATGCCGTGGCCAAGGTGGACGGGGAGCAAGCCTCGTTGCCCGTGCTGCTGCACGTGCGCAAGCCGGCGTCAAGTGCGAAGTACGAAGTACGAAGTGCGAAGGACTAA